tttgttgccatttttgtgtattttggtacagcctcctcgttcattgaaagaatttccttttcggaagtGGAAGGGAAACGGGAAAgcaattttgtttctcttcggctgcttggaggtgaatagtacttggataatcacctccgggctagccaatcagcacacgccaaaagcactattcacacttgtgtggtatatactaatattattattattattgttgtcataACAAATGCTATGTCCTTTTATGAAAGGTTTTGGAAATGAACCATCAGCATGTCCAGTAGTTGATCGTTCCACAAAGCGCCCCCCACGGGTGAACAGAGCTACCAAACCCAAGACCTCAACACCACAAAACCATAGCTACTGTAACATGGCACCACCTGTGGACAGAAGTAGCAAAAGGAAAGTATTTCCTAAGACTGAACCCAGCTATGTGAACCTTGATGGTCCTCGTACTCGTACGCAAACTCTGCCTCTAGTAAAGACACTGCCAGGAAACTCCTCCGGTGGAGGTTTTTTCAATCCAATGAAAGAATGTCCCATAGATTTTGAAGATGAACTTGATTACACCCTAATGAAGGCACCAACAAGATCAGAAATGACAAGGTGCTACAGCTCTTGCAAAGAGAACTGCCGTAGGGCATCAGACAATCAAGAGTGCTATGAGGAAATGACAGTTCTACCAACCACAAGACAATCTGGGGACAGGAGAAGCTCTTCTTCATTGTCTTCCTTAGCTGATAATGAAGAACTTTACACACCAATGAATGCTGTGAGTATGATTAAGTTGTGTATCACTTTCTCCATGACTACTTGTGAGCTACAGCTATTAGTGCAGTCGATAAGACGCGATGTTATCTTGTTTCTTAAAATATTGAGGTTTTTCTGTAAATCACTAAATTTCCCATCTTTTGCAACTCTATTATTTCTCGCCTCAGATGGAACAGAGACACAGAAGGCAATTGTTGTATGCAGAAGTAGAGATTGTTGAAGGAATGCAGAATGTCAGAATTCCAGCTAGTACACAGCGAAAACAGGAAAATACAAATTACACCTTCATTAATGAGGAATCTACAAGAGCACTACTTCAAACAAGTCATGCCCGCCAGGGACTCCGTTAATCAGATgtattgtcattttgggtcctGGGAATGGCCATTCAGTGTGTAATAAGGTTATGCCACAACTGCTATTGATCCCcagagtttttttgttttttagctgAAAATCAGCTAAAGGAGATTGAACATGTCTTTAAAAGTTGTTTATTAAAACATCAGCATATTAAAATCACATCATCTCGCCATTAGTTATTCCAAAAGGTTGGACAAAAATTTGCTCATAATCTGAATTCAGAAAACGCActgcttttctttcttgcaaAGAAGATTGGCTCAATGTCCAGTTTTATGATGCATGGATCAATAGTTTAATTAATTTAGAGAGTGATAGGTGTCTCCATAAGTGAGCATTAAGTAAAGTGTCATCCAGGATTTTGTGGTCTCCTCTGTGACTAACACACCACCCAATATGCACATTGGAAACCATGATTTTTTATTGAAAAAGGAGCTTTCCTCTCATTTCTGGCCTGAGAAACCTGTTACAGGACTACTGTCGAGGGCTTTGTGTACAAGAGCTCATCTTTTTATTATGATATATTTTTACATTACAAGGATGttgttacattaatttttatcttaaCATTACTATTTTGATAGCTTTGGATAGATTAGGAAAGAAATACACACATGTACATTAAGAAATAATTTTCTCACAATGAATATTTTGAAGCCTATTTTAAGTCATAATTTAGAAATTTAATAGTTGTTTGTAAATTATGCTTTAGATATCTTTTGGCAactatcataattatttttttttcgaaatagtGCAAATGGAAAATGATGCAGTCTAAGcttgttttattaaaattaaaatcacGCAGCAGTTTCACAAGTAACCTTTGAGGCATTTTAGGTGTTGAATAAGGATCCCCTCTATTAAAAAAGGACTTCCTTAATTTCCACCAACAAGACATTCATTAGTCAGCAAGAATGTATATATAGAATGGTAGAGTTGtgagaaaatcaaaataatgtTTATAGGATTACAAGGAGGGAGCTATAATTTGTCTTTCAAAAAAATAGGGCATTCGAAAGTCCAGTGTTTTATAGCTTAGGGTAACTGTTTTGGGACAATGCCCCTTCATTAAGTTGTTACATGTTAAGGGTTTTAATACTATGATTTTAGAAATACTATGACTGTAATTGCGTGGATATTCATGTATGTTTAGTCTGTGATGTCACTAGTTTATgatctacagacttgcacatcaGACTTAACATGTCACATACAAAACAAATGAATTCTCTTCTCACAGGGAATTAGTTGATTCAATGTAGTTGCCAGTTTGTTGGTCTCATGTCCAAACAGAAAAGCAATATAAGTATTACAAAGCTTGAATTTGCCATGGTAATAGCAAATTTTAACTTGAAGGATTCAGTGAGGCTATGTCAAGGAAGTTGTGAGCTTTTTCAGCAAggcatttttttatatttttgacaaaaaagcAAATAGTAAAAAGTGAAACATCTAGACAAAGTTATGTAAATAACCAGAAAAATAACCAATAAACTCAATCAAACTGTGGTGAATCCTTTGTAGTTAGCAACTAGTGATAATCTTGATCAGATTATTAACATGAATAATGGAGATAATATTATGTATTTAAACAATGtaacttttcttttaatttttgtgaGGACTGGAAAAGTAGTGAATGTAATTGGTGCTGTTTTGGAGCATGAATTACCTACATACTTCATTTTCCTTCAAAGTTGGTATTATAGGCAGCTGCCATAAACATTTGCATATTATTTAAAGCTATAATATAGTGCCTTCCTTAGTGATATCTGCCTTTGAGAGCTTCTCAAGTCGACGATGACAGTATGGtaaggttttctttttaatcatcAGATGCCTGTAGCATTAGCCGAGAAGGTGACCCTAACAAATTACTGGAGGCTAACATGCTTTTTATATAAGAAATTAAATATGTAGTTTTTaaattacagtcgaacctcgattatccggacctcgattatccggacttttcgattatccggactttttctctggtcccgttttttttcatgaatattaataagctttgatctcaaaagctttccgaggtaaaaaatgtttaaaatcaagaaaagtgtgttcaaaacagcgcatttaccacttcgctttcaaaagatttagcgctcggcgacaaagagcattctgatgctttcagttgaattttgattggttcagtattgtaattaaaaatgtgctatctttatttcttttgtttacattgttgtctcattaatattcatattttcgattatccggactctcgattatccggactttttactgaggtcccgacaagtccggataatcgaggttcgactgtacttgtAAAAAGCTCGATTTTAAGACTTAATTGACATCAGATGAGGCTGGGAATGCCTCTCGGctaatataaaagaaaaaaaaaattatatatatctatatatagaTATCTTTTACAACTGCACTTTTCACTTcttttgccccccccccccactaaTTAAGCATGACAGTCATTGTATAATAATTATCTAGTGAACATGGAACCTGCCTAtatttttcttatgttttacAGGGATAGTTTGGTATATGatgtgaaataataaaaatgaatgGAGTACGCAAATTATGTCTATCATATTGCACCTCCATTTTCTCTTCGTTGAATCCTTGGGTGTATTTTATTTCTCACCAAAGACTTCACATTGATAACTAAATTTTAGATCAAAGTTAATGTTTGTTGCAAACTGCATTATAGGAGACTAATGAAAGattacaaaaattgaaaacagcaataatattactattatcatgatattttttCATCTGTCTTGATGACATAAGCAATTGGAGAACATTACCACCCATAGCTATAGGTGGACAAGGATCTCAAATTCCAAGAGGAAAAGAATTACAAAGCTGCAGGGTACTTCAATTATTGAAATGCTCTCAAAATAAATATACTGTAGACGTGGTGGGACACAGTATCTCAGAAGATGAATGTGTGCACTATAACCAAACCCCAAGAAATGGACAGAAAGCTTCTCGATTGTCTTTTTACTTTTTGCATCCGAGACTGCCAACCAAGATTTCACTCCCATAGGCTAAAATACTGTATGCATGAACATTTTACATTGAATTGAACtgataaagttttttttttcaatgaacaaGCAGTTAAACAAAGTCCTCTTGTGTATGTGCACAACATTGTTGTCAGAAGTTTCCAAGATGAGCAAGGTTTGGAATCATGGAATTTTATCTTTATTAACAAGTCACATCATGACCACAATATACGGCATCTCCAAGTTTGAGCACTTCCTATTCTTGATATCCTAACAATAGCAATTTTTGGCATAATTtatgaatctttttttttcactttcattaattttgtctgaGATATTAAGAAGATAGGAAGGAATATATCAGATCTTGGCAGGTGGCATCTTTGTGACAAAAGAAGACTAAAGCAACCGCAATACCAATTGTTATCAATGATGACAGGAACAGCAGAAAACCAAAATGACTTCTCTCCTCCTCTGCAGCAACAATACATTAAAAAGAACAACATTATTCTATGTATGGGGGACATGGTGGGACTAATCTCAGTTAATAACAGTAAGGAAGATGATGAATGTCATCTCCTGAAAACTAATCTatagaacattaatttttttccagctCCTGGCCACGACTCCTGCCGCAAATTAGCACAGCATCTCAATGACTGTTGGAAGCTAGGTTATTAAAAGTACTAGGTTTGACCTGTTAggtagttaatttttttctgagtttccCCAACAAACCACAACCTAAAAAAGTACCCAGTTAACCAAATTGATTTGATACTTTGTAAGTAacgatattaataataaaaaattatcctTCAGATAGTATTAAATCAAACTtcattgataataattttgtCAGGATTAACACTCACCCTCAATccttttaaaactaattttgcaAGAATGCAATGATTCAAAATAAACAACTGACACGGTGGCAGTATGGCAACAAAAACATCATTACTACAAACAGCTGAAACGATTAAGTTTACCGGGTAGAGGCCCTGCACATAGGGGCAACAAAAGACTGCAAGGACATTCCTTAAAATCAATTCACGTTATTTGACTTGCCTTGTGCTTGAATGTAAGGCTCAGGTGGCCCGGGTTCCACATATTCATCTTTGGCTGCAAAAGAAAATAGAATGAGCTCTCAGTGCTACATATAATACCAGAAATTTACATTGACTTTGACTAGATATTTGGTTTACAGTACATCTTCAGGATAAGACAAAGACAGTCTCAAAATCAATAATCTGTAGTTACATTAAATCCCAGCCACTTTATGGCATATTGATATTTCTCTTTTTGATTCTCCTGAGGCTTAACTGATGATCAGGGTTACAATGTTCGTTTATCTTCATCCTCCCAGAACAGATGTTGCCCTCATTATTTTTCTGCCTGTGAGTTAACCTTAACAACAGAAAGATAATAGTCCACACAGCTTTCAAAATACCATTGAACCAAGATTTGTCATTAACTTCAATCTGTAAACAATTATGCCATGTTAGAATTTCCCTGTACCTTGTAATATTTTACTTCTTTCCTCCTCCACCACCTTTTTATGCCTTTTCGTTGCTTCATAAGCTTCtctttttaattgtttttcttgttgtttctgTCTCTTTCTAAGTTCACGAGCATGctgttctttttcttcttccaatGCTTTCTGTTCTGTAACAATACGCATCATCAACATTCCGGTAGAAAATTATGAATCTTAGTGTCTGTCGCAGTTAAAGAAAAGTCACTTGGCTAACACAGAAACTGATGGATATTGCAACCTTAATTTGTGGCAGGTAAGCATCTgccaatcttcactttgggttaCCATCCCCCCTTGTACCCCTCTCCCTCTTTTATGGTAGGGAAGTTACCTACATTTCCCTGATGACTCAAGAAGTCTGAGTTCTactattattgtaataataatgttgTCAAACCCATGAAACCAATTCAGTTAGTACCAGCTCAGAAGCCCTAACACTGGGCCATAGGAGACTGGACTTACTTTACAGCTGGGTTATACAGTAAACTACGTCCAGTTCCTATGAGTTTTTTGTAGCTCATTTATAGATCATGTGAACAAGAAACAAGTTCATGGGTTCAACTCCTGTGAAGACCAAGTCACAGTGAGTTATCACCAAATAAACCCCACCTCTGTACGTGCAGATATTGGTGTTTTCACTATTATTTTCTTACCTTTTTCAAAAGCCAATTTTGCTTGTTCCTCATTAATTGCTAGAATTTTAAGGTGTCGTAGCACCTATGTAAGATACCACAAAATCAATATTGGTTAGCAGTCATATTAGCCTTGCTTGTTAATCTGTTCATGTGAGCTTCATTTGTAACAACTTACATTTTTTGCGCATTGTTTACATTCTGCTTTGCTTAAGCAATTTCCAATAACATCTGGCCAAAGTTTTTGCACAGGGTTACTCTTCAGGTCTAACCATATTAGGTTCTCAAGATTTACACAGCTCAATGGCAAACCACTCAACTGATTGCAATATAAGTCCAATTCCTTCAGTTGATTAAGATTACCAAACTCCTGTGGCAGTTCTTTGAGGGCATTCTTACTTAGGTCCAGCCGCACCAATTGACGCAAAGAACAAAATGTCTCCTGCAAAAAACAGGGTATTGGTTGAAGGGGTGGAGTAGTTATCATAGAGTAAATGAAAGaagtgaaaaatggttttcatTTAATGGGATGCTTTCAACTTCTACCCTATTTGCATTTCTCATGCATTTGCGTCAAAACTAAAACCATTAAAACGTAAGACAATCCACGGGTTGAAGACTTACAGTAAGTGTTGTTAAACTGTTGCAGGAGAGATCAACAACCCTAGCTTTAGGTAATGCCGCCTGTGGTAAAAAGGTAACACAATAACCTCAAACATTAGTACAACTAGTTTACATTAATACTTATCATTTATTGCCCCGTGGGTTGACCCCCGCGACATCCCCGGGGAACCAGTGGAAATGGTACAGTTTTGGtatttcctttttccttgtGGGGGAGGGGAATTGCTTAGTTTTGGAAACAATTTGGCTGGACCATGGGGATATACCCACGGGATTTTTGCGAGTCTTGAATAGCAGTACATCACTCTAGACCATAGTATTTTGGTGCCAtcttatttcatttcaatttatgaTCCAGTACAACAGGCAAGGTGAAAAGTGCTTTTATAACCAGGTACCATGGCCAATTTGTGAAAATGGGCAAAGAGCATGCAACAAAATGGATACATCTGTTTGTAACTTTtgccaatgaaaagtaaatattatACTTTGGTCTGACAATAAAAGGTTGAAGAAGATTATGTTATTCTTGACAACTTGGAAAAGATATTATCTTGTAGGTGTTCATATATCTACTCTCCCTTAGGGAAGGGCTGTTTaatgtcattaattttatgcctTTACCCAGGAGTtttgaatggtttttgtttgtcacgAAAAACAATTCCCCAGTGGTGTTCTGGGGGTTAACCAACGGGGAAGCAAAATAGTTAATGTTAATTAAGTGCTTAATAGTCGCCAATAGGCACCCTCACCAATGTATAGAGCTAGGGCTTTTAAATACACAAATTGTAAAGCAGGCCTTTCTTGCAATGACCAATGCGACTTATGTCGACAGTTTCCATTCTGAAAAAACTCCTTAAGTCAACGAGGAACATGTTCAAAATCAATCAAAACATTATGGACACTTGAAAAAATTGATCAAAAAGATCGATCGAGTCTTGAACTTGAAGGACACTCATTTGATCGAAAACAGGAATTACTCACAATTTCTTTCACAGGCACTTTGGTAAGACTGCACAGACTTAAGTCTAGCTCTTCTCCGTCTAACTTgttctttatttcttctttgGAAAGGTTTCTGgtcatgtttttctttctttcttactCCCACAGAGTATTAAAAAAGTTTGACTCGTCATCCCACACTCTCCTGAGCCCGCTATATCATTGGTCGGCAGCAGTAGTTTTTGGGGAATTCAAATAAGCGGTTCATCCCGGTGGAatgttttcgaaaaaaaaggtTATATCTTTCGAGGTGTTccgtttttctctcttttacCGGTGTGCGGTTCCATTTGGCGGAAAATTCTCACCGGTTGTCCCTGTCAAATGAAAGCGCCTTAGGTTATTTATTCTTTCCAGATTTCTCTGAGGCCCCGTTtctatggagaaaagttgtccccaGAAAAAAGGGTCGCCCTCCCACCCGAGCTAGaagggggtgaataggtctacggatcggcggatttggtaaatattttagcccggattgtggattcagagcgaaattttaacggatctgcggatcctatgatcacagcggatcgcggttttatccagattatgggcccggattttggattttggttgctaggaagttcggatcgtggatctcaacgtcgccctggaaagctcagtttctctttcttatgtgccgatgtcacgcagtggagaaaatgactagaaatagtaacgcacATATGCGTGACGGGTTCGTGTTGGCGGAatcggatttagttgattttttgagcggatcgacggattcggccattaatttaagcggatcggcggatttacatacccctattcacccccctccgaGCTACCTTGGGCGAGccaaattttccttcattttcttACAAAATTGACGAACCATTTACATGAGAGAcgaaaagttggctcggctagaagggtgaccAGCCTAGCCGGGTCACCTTCTTTCGATGGCAGGGTCCCCCTCCGAGCTGAGCTAACTTTTCTCCGTGTAAACATTTTGGCTCGCCCAGCTGGGTCAACTCGGTCAAGGCGAGACGGTAAGAGCATGCGCGGCCAGCTCTTGATTCGAGCAAAGGGGTCAAATTCTTTCTCATATAAACGTTCGCTAAAGTTGACCTGGCAGGGAAGGTGACGATAAGGAGCCATTTCGTCTCTCTTGAGGTGGTAGGGAGTTATAGCTGGtcacaacaaaaaacaaaactatttgAAACCACTGCTTCTTTTGACACTAATCGAAACTAATTTCCCTTCCCACCCCACTGAAACACAGCTGTACAGTAGACTAGCCAAAGCACTAGCCATAAATAGAAGATTTTACGATTACTAAAGAAAACCAAGGTGCCAGTGCTGTACACAAAAACTCTTAAAATCAACAAGTGGAAAGAACGAGTAACCTGACCGAGGTAATGGTGCTTCCCATTCATAAAGGAAACTAAGAATCGACAGTGTTAAAATATCCAGCGAATAAACATTGCGAACTCAACTAttagcaataaaaaaaaaaaaaaaaaa
This genomic stretch from Acropora muricata isolate sample 2 chromosome 5, ASM3666990v1, whole genome shotgun sequence harbors:
- the LOC136916006 gene encoding leucine-rich repeat-containing protein 59-like; amino-acid sequence: MTRNLSKEEIKNKLDGEELDLSLCSLTKVPVKEIAALPKARVVDLSCNSLTTLTETFCSLRQLVRLDLSKNALKELPQEFGNLNQLKELDLYCNQLSGLPLSCVNLENLIWLDLKSNPVQKLWPDVIGNCLSKAECKQCAKNVLRHLKILAINEEQAKLAFEKEQKALEEEKEQHARELRKRQKQQEKQLKREAYEATKRHKKVVEEERSKILQAKDEYVEPGPPEPYIQAQEEERSHFGFLLFLSSLITIGIAVALVFFCHKDATCQDLIYSFLSS